A stretch of the Thiomicrorhabdus indica genome encodes the following:
- a CDS encoding amidoligase family protein, translated as MKNPMAAQIAEQLEQSKHWEPLNRDTMEFHRFEGTKPEAEFNRELLAHLITFDHFYKRIQHRYACGFEIEFYLVPEQIPFLEQTIAALLPKSQMLLIDLNKPIKTNGRHFYLMAENTGKAPEGLKSYELVSPILDPKSLPYFLTTLLDTLNTLQAQDNQHLGFHLHISTEDPDPISPIALLFFLDQNRCFDWPERQFTRDLVRQFFEYPPQDWQLIFEEITRKCYNLNLLHYPENNRIELRSVGGTSYLQQSKKIIENSLNALISFEQAKKTPVLEIATQIEKRFSPSKNIQPLNQVDYRTLLKSCDQSRTKQMWFSTIRPTTHEE; from the coding sequence ATGAAGAACCCTATGGCCGCACAAATCGCTGAACAGTTGGAACAAAGTAAACACTGGGAACCTCTAAATCGCGATACGATGGAATTTCATCGATTCGAAGGCACGAAACCCGAAGCGGAATTTAATCGTGAGCTTTTAGCACATTTAATAACTTTCGACCACTTCTATAAGAGGATTCAACACCGTTACGCCTGCGGTTTTGAAATTGAATTTTATCTAGTTCCAGAACAGATACCCTTTTTAGAGCAAACCATCGCCGCCTTACTTCCCAAATCACAAATGCTGCTGATTGATTTAAACAAGCCGATAAAAACCAATGGTCGGCATTTTTATTTAATGGCCGAAAACACAGGTAAAGCACCAGAAGGACTAAAAAGCTATGAATTAGTAAGCCCGATTCTAGACCCAAAAAGCTTGCCGTATTTTTTAACCACACTCCTAGACACTTTAAACACTCTTCAAGCGCAAGATAATCAACATCTAGGCTTTCATCTCCATATTTCGACTGAAGACCCCGATCCGATTTCACCGATTGCGCTGCTGTTTTTTTTGGATCAAAATCGCTGTTTTGATTGGCCTGAACGCCAGTTCACTCGTGATTTAGTGAGACAGTTTTTTGAGTATCCACCTCAAGACTGGCAACTCATTTTTGAAGAAATTACGCGTAAATGCTATAACTTAAACCTTCTTCATTACCCTGAAAACAATCGAATTGAACTTCGCTCAGTCGGTGGCACAAGCTATCTACAACAAAGCAAAAAAATCATCGAAAATAGCTTAAATGCTTTAATTAGCTTTGAACAAGCAAAAAAAACACCGGTTCTTGAAATTGCTACACAAATCGAAAAGCGCTTTTCCCCGTCGAAAAATATCCAACCTTTAAACCAGGTAGACTACCGAACCTTACTCAAGAGTTGTGACCAATCCAGAACCAAACAAATGTGGTTCTCGACTATCCGGCCTACAACGCATGAAGAGTAA